The window aggagGTCCTTTAGAAAGCCACTGATCCAGCACAGAAAGGGCTGCTGGGAAAGCCAGGCCTGGCCCCAAGATCTGACAGCACTCTGAGATGTAGGTTGTTCCAGCCCCAGATTTCCATCTCCTTACCTGTGAgctcctgggctggctgctgctgtcGGGGAGGACGGTGCTGGGGCGGCTCTGGGGCTGGCCCTCCAGCCAGGAAATCTTCAGGGGGTTATTTAGCAGGCCAACTTCATTCTTCACAGCCATCTCCTGTGAAAACAGGAGGGAAAACACCCTTCCATCACCACCTGAATTTCAGATCCCACTCCCTTCCCTCACAAGTCCCTAAGAATCCTAGAATGGCCTCAAGGCCAAGCAGGGCACAAACAAGACctgtctctggaagtgtccaaggccaggctggaaggggcttggagcagaCTGGGATTgtggatggtgtccctgcccatggcagggggcttgaAATGGATGGTCTTTTAAGGTCCCTTTAAATCCAAACAGTTCTATGGTTCCACTCTGTAAGATTTTAAGaatctttccaacccaaaccattccatgcctCTCAGATTTCACAGCTGCCCTACATGAGAAGCACCTTCATGGTCCATAGCCCTGCCAGCACTTTTGATACACAGGTCACACACAGTTCTGGGGGGTTTTATCATTTGGATATGAGTGAAAGAAAAGCCAGCAAGGAAACTCTCATACAGCCCAAGCTCATGGAACTACTGAAATTTAGGATAACTGATGACTTTTGCTCCCACAGCCACATGAATTATTATAACTCAGAGTGAGTCAAGAcattttgggttgtttttcaCTGCAAATGCCTGATATCACCTCCAAAACACAAAATCCCAACTCCAAGGCATTTAACCTTCAGAGAGAGCTGAGTAAGTGCTCAGTGCCTGATTTTTAAGGCAGTGCCTCCTCCCTCAGCCTGTTCCATGCACAACCTGTTTATGCGCCTGATCTCTGGGCTtgtgcctgcagctgtgccacTCCCTCCGTGCCTTTTGACTCTCATTACCCTTCTCCACTGCCTTAATGACAGGGCAGTGTCCTGGCTGTCACCtgtcctgtgccacccccagcacagccagcaggagCTCTGCACACTCACAGCTGCCTTCACCGTGGCAAATTCCACCACTGCACTGCCAGTCTTCCTGCTGGAGATCAACAAATTGAGCACATCACCATACTGtgggaagaaagaaaggaagggaaGTTAATTACAGAGCCAGGAGAGATGTCAAGTTCAGTTCTCAAATGAACACAAAGAGAAAATAAGTGTTTTCACAGACATGAGGCTTGAGCTGTCACCATTTCTGTCCCTCCAGGAAATAATCTGGGAAGGCATGGAGCTACACACTTGGCTCCCAGTGCAAGAgggctgctgagctcagagggAAAGGAGGCCAGGGTGGGATTGATCAGATCAAAGGCTTGTCTGTGCCTGTCTCTGCACTTGCCACAGCAGGGATGTGGAGTGCTTCAAGTGAAGGATGAGTGCACCACAACCACAGAGCCAGACTAAGTGGGCAGGAGGCATCCAGTGGGAAGAGCCTGCAGTTGTTCTGCTGGGAAACAGCTCCCAGTACAGGGATCAAAGGATCCAACTTGGTTCAAAGGTTGGATTTGATAATttaagagatcttttccaaccttaatgactcCACGATCATGCTGATGAGATCTGAAAACTGCATAAGAAAGCTGAACAGGGAAGGAAATTAACCACTCCAGcttacaagggcatggagtgacaggacacagggaatggcttcaaaccatCTTTAGATCAGATTACCTGTTTAGATTAGACTATTAGGAAAAAATCTTCCCTGtgcaggtgctgaggccctggcacagcttgcctagagaagctgtggctgccccatccctggatatgtccaaggccaggttggacagggcttggagcaacttggtctagtggaacgtgtccctgcctgtggcaagggATGGAACTGAAtcatttttaaggtcccttcccacccaaaccattccatgattctgtgatatgcAGCTTCCCAGAATTCACTATCCTTACAGCACTGAGATCAGGGCAAGACCCAGTAACACACAGGGAAGAGTGTCACTCAGGACCTTTTGCAGGATCTGCAGCAGCACATCTTTGGAGTATCCCCCTCCAGTCTCATCTTCCTTCCTGCATTTCCACCTGAGCTGGGGAACAAACAGCAGGAGTTAATTTTTCCCCTTTTGGatgtgctgccagcagctcccaccccCCTGCACATTCACCACGTCTGCTATTTCCAGCCACACTCCCAGGCCTGCCAAGACAGTGATCTCAGCATGGGAGTGAGCACAGGGAACAAACTGTTTGGGGAACAGGGAGAAACGCTGCTCACTGGAATAAAAAAAGATCGCACTTGAAAGGATGCTAATGGCTCTGCCAGGGTAATTAGCTTAAAGCACAGACAACTCAATCCCAAACTCAGAAATCTGGAGCAGACAAAGAAAAGGTGACTGAGGAAGGAATTCTAACAGCAAGGACAGGAGCTGTTCACCTGATGATGCACATTCCATGGAGTGGAATTTATACATCCCAGTATAAAAAAAGATGTGCCAGCTTAGCAGGGTTGAAACGTCCCTTCAGTTTTCCATCATGTTCTATCAGTTTTCACCAAAACACAGCTTTTTAAGGATGTCTTACCTTGAGCTTAGGAGTTATTTTGCCTTCTGCTCCATTTCTTTCCTGCTTGcctaaagagagaaaaacaaaacaaaacaaaacaaaacaaaaaaaaaaaaaaaaaaaaaaaaaaaaaaagatggaaaagatGGAAAGGACATAGGTGAAAATTCCTCAGCATtttgcacattttttttttccctgagaacaTACATATGATGAAACACTTTGAGAATTCCACTGGACCATTCCAGTCCCAAAAATCTTGTGCAACAGGAACTGCAGCACAGACTGAATACTCCATGGGAGCATGTTTCCCTTTTAGGAAGCACAGACTTGCCAGGATCAAGGCTAGAAACAGGTCAGCAAACACACAAGCCGGAGACATGTTCTGAGGCATTTTTCCCTGCAAGAAGGTTGGAAAAATTCAGGGTGGAGAGCTGCCAAAGAGCCCAAGGCCACGAGCAGGTGCTCCCCGTGCTCACCTCggctgtgctgctccctctcccGGCGGATCTGCTCCCTGAccagcctctgctgctcctccagctgccggGAGCCCTCCTCCCGCAGGCGGATTATCTGCGGCACAGGGAACACAGCACGGGCACCTGAggcacacagccagggctgcaaTGCCACCTGGACACTTCCAAGGACAGTCTGGGCCTCACATCCATCTCCTGGGACACCCCTCCTGCCAGTTCCCCTGGGCAGCTCCAAAAGGAGCAGCCTGGTGTGGTGGAAGGGGTCCCTgagcatggcaggggctggaacgGGATGGgctgtaaggtcccttcccactcaaaccattccaggattctctgaTTCACAGAGCCTTTTAAACCCAAAGGTTGAAGGACTGCTCTCCAGAGATTTTTTGCACCTGCTTTTAATCCCAAAAGTTAAAGGACTGCTATCCAGAGATTTTTTTGCACCTTGAGAGGaatagcagatttgtctttacaaacaagctgtgggtctgctggtagataaaaccagcactgggagataaaagaaacaatgggaaggattccactgattgatgaatgaaAAAGATATTTCCATTTACAAATAACCTTTagttttgctgataaatgaaattagacattgagagatgaaagaaacaatggggaagaaaagccCCTAAATTCCATGAGAATTAAAAATTgaaagggagggttgtacattagagggaaatttttggtatcaggtgtattggggagtctgtacctctcaagtacctcagcaaaaggggaaagagagaagagagatgcagctgggaaattgggataaaaagggaggctgcatcctccaaaaatttgagagaccccaggggaatgccccatggcctctccctttatttgaataaagtcaAAAgactcctctctctcctttttggacataaacctctgatgtttgtggattcaTTTTCCTGACAACCTCATCCCATGGATTTCATCATAATGGAAATACTTCCAGCAATTCTTCTTAAAAACAGCAGAGAGAACTAAGAATTTATCCTTACTTCTTCTTCTAATGATCTGGTTATCCTGATCTCCTCCTCTTCGTTCTCCTGGGACTGGGCTTCCCGTTCTCTGGCCTCAAGATCtgcagagaaagaaacaaaattcaAACAATCCAAAGAGAACTTGAATTTTCCCTGCTGGCCAGAGGAAGATGGATAGATCACAAACTTGGCTGCAGCTACACCAATATcctgacagctctgctgcctctcctctgGCCGTACACACCAAAGGAGCCTTAACAGTCCTCAACCCCCTAATTCCCACAGCAGGACCTAATTCCCTCCTTCCCAGAGCAGGACCACCCCAGCTATGGCTGTGGGAGGAGATTCCAGGTCTTCTGGACTATACTAGGGACGAAGAAACCAGAGTCATCCTCCATGGATCGATCCCTGTGAAGGAGAAATGCAAACAGCCAGCTAGGGGAGAGCTCAGGAGAATGTGAGGGTTTGATTTGCTCACCAAGCTTtactttcttcctcttctcatcGAGTTTCTGTGTCCTTGCTGCAGCCTCCTTCTTCGCCCTCCTCACCCTGTCATAGGCTGCCTGCCAAGGAACCAGCAAAACAATGGGAAActacagaaaccaggagagaAACTGGAAAACAGGGAATACAGTGACATCAGGGACTGAAACCCTGTCAACAGGGCTGAAGCATCTGCTGCTTCTTGGATTACAAGCTTTGCCAGTACCTGAAAAGAGGAGCTCATGTTTTTAGCTTCTATCACCTGGAATCAACACTTTTCCCTCTCCTGAGCTAATTTTGGAGAGAGTTCCTTCCTCATTTTTTGGTCTTATTCTTTCCAGGGACATTTCCAGGTTCATTTAAGCCTTGGGCAGTGGGCTCTCAGCCACTTCCCCACAGCCCCAGAAGGATCAAAGCTCTCCTGTGTCCCTCAGACAGCAGAGCTTGGAGCCTCAGGAATTGCATCCAGGTATTACTCATTTGTCAGCCCCTGACTCAACAGGAATGGCAGATGTTGCCATGGGAATTTGGTGTTCCTCAGTCAGGGATGGTGTTATTAGACGGGATATGCCCCTGTCCAGCACATTATTAAAGGCAGAAtctcagggcagagctgctcccagcagcaaaTCCCACACACAACATCTCTCCAAGCTTCTATCTGGCACCTGAGATTTCATCTCATGGAGAAGCAGAGGGGAATAACAGCTGAGATTTGTATTGAAGGAGCTCTGTGAGAGCAGGACAGGCAGGATTACAGTTCCCAgcaccaccccaaaatcccacccttgCCCAGAGAGCATCCTTACCCTGGCTGCT is drawn from Melospiza melodia melodia isolate bMelMel2 chromosome 6, bMelMel2.pri, whole genome shotgun sequence and contains these coding sequences:
- the DNAJC17 gene encoding dnaJ homolog subfamily C member 17 isoform X1, producing MAVDKELLERDLYGLLGIGEKASEKEVKTAFRQKALTCHPDKNPDNPRAAEIFHQLSQALAVLTDAAARAAYDRVRRAKKEAAARTQKLDEKRKKVKLDLEAREREAQSQENEEEEIRITRSLEEEIIRLREEGSRQLEEQQRLVREQIRREREQHSRGKQERNGAEGKITPKLKLRWKCRKEDETGGGYSKDVLLQILQKYGDVLNLLISSRKTGSAVVEFATVKAAEMAVKNEVGLLNNPLKISWLEGQPQSRPSTVLPDSSSQPRSSQASVVSERDYESLVMMRMRQAAERQQLIEQLQREDEEEKSHT
- the DNAJC17 gene encoding dnaJ homolog subfamily C member 17 isoform X2, which produces MAVDKELLERDLYGLLGIGEKASEKEVKTAFRQKALTCHPDKNPDNPRAAEIFHQLSQALAVLTDAAARAAYDRVRRAKKEAAARTQKLDEKRKKVKLDLEAREREAQSQENEEEEIRITRSLEEEIIRLREEGSRQLEEQQRLVREQIRREREQHSRGKQERNGAEGKITPKLKLRWKCRKEDETGGGYSKDVLLQILQKYGDVLNLLISSRKTGSAVVEFATVKAAEMAVKNEVGLLNNPLKISWLEGQPQSRPSTVLPDSSSQPRSSQLGAQCMREAAVSETPLLLPGG